In a genomic window of Melitaea cinxia chromosome 27, ilMelCinx1.1, whole genome shotgun sequence:
- the LOC123666937 gene encoding uncharacterized protein LOC123666937, producing the protein MSNYAKLKKLDEVSLQKLKEGEGPADQCLCTLLSTEEKKSVAASVKKAFKAFGIKKSKKEGAAIDISKNGFNSKLEVLKHKKSCGKCVCNKEKLVLKHSYANIRITSPDVSSICPCPTDCLPDKEKLQNNIKVIVEHANVHTTLKNDDD; encoded by the exons ATGTCGAATTACGCAAAACTAAAGAAACTGGATGAGGTGTCTCTGCAGAAGCTTAAAGAAGGAGAGGGACCAGCTGATCAGTGTCTGTGTACTTTACTCTCGACAGAAGAGAAGAAGAGCGTCGCGGCATCAGTCAAAAAGGCTTTTAAGGCTTTCGGGATCAAGAAATCTAAGAAAGAGGGTGCTGCAATTGATATCAGTAAAAATG GCTTTAACAGTAAGCTAGAAGTCTTGAAACACAAAAAATCTTGCGGGAAATGTGTATGTAACAAAGAGAAATTAGTCCTAAAGCACTCTTACGCGAACATTCGAATCACAAGCCCTGACGTCTCCTCCATCTGCCCTTGTCCTACTGATTGCTTGCCAG ATAAAGAGAAACTACAGAACAATATAAAAGTTATCGTAGAGCATGCAAACGTACATACAACGTTGAAAAACGatgacgattaa